One window of the Sander lucioperca isolate FBNREF2018 chromosome 5, SLUC_FBN_1.2, whole genome shotgun sequence genome contains the following:
- the c5h19orf54 gene encoding UPF0692 protein C19orf54 homolog — protein MSVEFPLPPPPPPAPGPPPPPASTPKKKLYQTIASSRSPVEGDHTEARLLLSQRESRFRKDLQWILVNTYVPSLIQDGPQCGLVALWMSAHLRQPQLSIDMETVVQTALSRGYTTQGEMFSVDNMALLAEEVCGCKAELLSGGLSGNNAAAIIAHLWGRQPVLIPYDEDYNHEPCQRSGHRAHWAVGSGVLLGLDQGSVSKEHTRPDPTLPWLYLAVDSSSSCPVGSKAVKEVYILAKQGKSLHYQLWSLDSVAQSNQQLRKMDPHRANDGTQYVVPQGGVEAGLAGKAVLLHTRTQKQQ, from the exons ATGTCAGTGGAGTTCCCCCTgccgccaccaccaccacctgctCCAGGTCCACCACCTCCTCCAGCCTCAACGCCCAAGAAGAAGCTGTATCAGACTATAGCCAGTAGCAGGAGTCCTGTGGAGGGGGACCACACAGAGGCCCGCTTACTGCtcagtcagagggagagcag GTTTAGGAAGGACTTGCAGTGGATACTGGTGAACACATATGTGCCCTCCCTCATTCAAGATGGTCCACA GTGCGGCCTGGTGGCTTTGTGGATGTCTGCTCACCTTCGACAGCCCCAGCTGAGTATTGACATGGAAACTGTTGTTCAGACGGCACTCAGCAGGGGATACACGACACAGGGTGAAATGTTTTCAG TTGACAACATGGCCCTGCTGGCAGAGGAGGTTTGTGGCTGTAAGGCAGAGCTGCTGTCAGGGGGTTTAAGTGGTAACAACGCTGCAGCCATCATCGCACACCTGTGGGGGAGACAGCCTGTCCTCATCCC ATATGATGAGGACTACAACCATGAGCCGTGCCAGCGGAGCGGCCACAGGGCACACTGGGCAGTTGGTTCAG GTGTTCTCCTCGGTTTGGACCAGGGGAGCGTAAGCAAAGAGCACACTCGACCTGATCCCACTCTGCCCTGGCTCTACCTCGCCGTAGACAGCAGCTCTTCCTGTCCTGTCGGTAGCAAGGCAGTCAAAGAGGTTTACATCCTGGCTAAGCAGGGTAAAAGCCTGCACTACCAGCTGTGGAGTTTGGACAGCGTAGCTCAGAGCAACCAGCAGCTGAGGAAGATGGACCCTCATAGAGCTAATGACGGGACCCAGTACGTGGTTCCTCAGGGAGGGGTGGAAGCTGGGCTGGCTGGAAAGGCAGTGTTGCTCCACACAAGGACACAGAAGCAACAATGA